Proteins encoded within one genomic window of Psilocybe cubensis strain MGC-MH-2018 chromosome 2, whole genome shotgun sequence:
- a CDS encoding Ankyrin repeat-containing protein P16F5.05c, with protein sequence MSSNPSDDDKSEVLLSCRYGDLEDVQDYVNKFGAPSLTDVRDENKNTILHMICANGHLDLLSYLLPLVSSELLSAQNVSGSTPLHWAALNTHLDIAKKLVLFDGGPGRDLIDIKNNAGLSPLGEAEIAGWDEGAKWFVEVMNLESEGSKEEEEATLDTEDRSNREIEVEIEDADGQIAKMTISGSTPNAASEASVS encoded by the exons ATGTCCTCAAATCCCTCTGATGACGACAAATCTGAAGTCCTCCTCTCCTGTAGATACGGCGATCTGGAGGATGTTCAGGATTATGTGAACAAGTTTGGAGCCCCGTCGCTGACCGATGTTCGAGatgaaaacaaaaacacTATTTTGCATATGATATGTGCAAACGGGCATCTTG ACCTCTTGAGTTACCTTCTCCCTCTTGTTTCATCCGAATTGCTGTCGGCCCAAAATGTTTCGGGCTCAACGCCTCTGCACTGGGCGGCCCTCAACACCCATCTCGATATTGCAAAAAAACTTGTCCTATTCGATGGTGGTCCTGGGCGCGATCTCATTGATATAAAAAACAACGCCGGACTATCACCTCTGGGCGAAGCTGAAATCGCGGGTTGGGATGAAGGTGCTAAGTGGTTCGTTGAAGTTATGAACCTTGAATCAGAAGGAtcaaaagaggaagaggaggctaCACTCGACACTGAGGATAGGTCCAACCGCGAGATAGAGGTGGAAATTGAGGACGCCGACGGCCAGATCGCCAAAATGACGATTTCGGGGTCAACACCCAACGCCGCGTCTGAAGCTTCCGTGTCATGA
- a CDS encoding hypothetical protein (Uncharacterized protein C3B9.05), with amino-acid sequence MCKHILNAQVSIRAPCCKQWYDCPECHAESQSHKLAKTTEMVFMCKKCKKAFRKDMTVYEESDEFCPHCDNHYVIEAKTPQAVLAVEGEDARVDARMLKDDRMKQIQKQSVFDLDDDDFVDRLG; translated from the exons ATGTG CAAACACATCTTGAACGCCCAGGTGTCCATTCGAGCACCATGTTGCAAACAGTGGTATGACTGTCCTGAATGCCACGCCGAATCTCAGTCGCATAAACTGGCAAAGACCACCGAGATGGTGTTCATGTGCAAGAAATGCAAAAAGGCCTTTAGAAAGGACATGACTGTGTACGAAGAGAGCGACGAATTTTGTCCACATTGCGATAATCACTAC GTTATCGAGGCAAAGACGCCTCAAGCCGTACTTGCGGTTGAAGGTGAAGATGCAAGAGTGGATGCTCG CATGCTCAAAGACGATCGCATGAAGCAAATTCAAAAACAATCAGTCTTCGATTTAGATGACGACGATTTTGTAGATCGCCTAGGGTAA
- a CDS encoding hypothetical protein (Uncharacterized protein C1039.02): protein MPMFIPSFSPSLGLVALLAAAVSSATACEDGHTQFHAKVFTPSIPLPPPTRQLDWGDINIIHTTDSHGWLLGHQKTSYPEPNYSGTLGDFASFVAHMKEIAIERDVDLLLVDSGDLHDGTGLTDGFPAGGIDAHDANQFIKQLPYDVMAIGNHELYVYANALDMHRNFAPSLKGRYLSSNANITVFNENGQAVSVPVGERFAKFKTRKGRKVTSLGVLFNFTRNSHNTTIQKVSDMVKENWFVDAIEEEPDFFLLVGHMPIDLDSEWSIVFNAVRAVHPTTPILIFGGMSLSLSNQRILLTVDIPFVALASILKFPKILTVQLDGRSMSLESGSTLLDRMDEAVKKILRSAAGIWTQIVPPSRKFHTGKNEFDYDTLQGENITMGLKQLAEKFDLSFQFGIAPHDFTISQAPFPSNGSLLSLYIENAVPAALAINNTRASIPNLVITNSGAQRFDIYSGPFTRNDQLTASPFVNTFLFIPNVPFSVASKVLQGLNDAGENQSRGLLKSRERELYGSGYVDMIYNRWLAEQDRRGGLERRAAQNLTLGYVTTDACPGVGDDILHAPLPSYSIPEFISSIPPVVADDAPIDLIFVSFIETDLLQILNSVQTDKTFVTADVSLYSSVLSNEVLGLYAQYNWN, encoded by the exons ATGCCCATGTTCATTCCTAGCTTTTCTCCGAGTCTAGGGCTGGTTGCGTTACTGGCAGCGGCGGTTTCTAGTGCTACTGCCTGCGAGGATGGACATACTCAGTTTCACGCCAAGGTGTTTACTCCATCTATCCCGTTACCTCCTCCGACTCGCCAGCTCGACTGGGGAGATATCAACATCATCCACACCACCGACAGTCATGGATGGCTTCTTGGCCACCAGAAAACATCCTACCCGGAGCCTAATTACAG TGGCACCTTGGGAGATTTCGCGTCTTTTGTTGCGCACATGAAAGAAATTGCCATC GAACGCGACGTGGATCTATTACTCGTCGATTCTGGTGACCTCCACGATG GTACTGGCTTGACAGATGGGTTTCCTGCTGGTGGAATAGATGCGCATGAT GCCAACCAATTCATCAAACAACTTCCATACGATGTGATGGCCATTGGAAA CCATGAGTTGTACGTCTACGCCAACGCTCTGGACAT GCACCGTAACTTCGCACCGAGCTTGAAGGGACGGTACCTCTCCTCAAACGCCAATATCACTGTTTTCAACGAGAACGGACAAGCAGTTAGCGTCCCTGTTGGAG AACGGTTTGCGAAATTCAAGACCAGAAA GGGCCGAAAAGTCACATCTCTTGGTGTTTTGTTCAACTTCACTAGGAACAGCCACAATACGACAATCCAGAAGGTTTCCGACATGGTCAAAGAAAACTGG TTTGTAGATgcaattgaagaagaaccggattttttcttgcttgtTGG GCATATGCCAATTGACCTTGACTCTGAAT GGTCCATCGTCTTTAACGCTGTTCGTGCTGTTCACCCCACAACGCCAATTCTTATTTTTGGTGGCATGTCTCTAtccttatcaaaccagagaATCCTCCTCACCGTTGATATACCTTT TGTAGCTCTGGCATCTATATTAAAATTTCCCAAAATTCTTACAGTTCAACTTGATGGCCGTTCTATGTCTCTGGAAAGTGGAAG TACTCTCTTGGACAGGATGGATGA GGCAGTAAAGAAAATATTACGTTCAGCCGCAGGTATCTGGACCCAAATCGTGCCACCTTCCAGGAAA TTCCACACCGGGAAGAACGAATTTGATTATGATACCCTTCAAGGAGAGAACATAACCATGGGTTTGAAGCAATTGGCGGAGAAATTCGACCTTTCCTTCCAGTTTGGAATTGCTCCACACGATTTCACGATCAGCCA GGCACCATTCCCGTCCAATGGTAGCCTTCTTAGCCTATATATCGAAAAT GCCGTCCCCGCCGCACTGGCTATCAACAACACCAGAGCCTCAATACCTAACCTTGTGATTACCAACTCCGGCGCGCAGAGATTCGACATCTATTCAGGCCCATTTACCAGGAACGACCAGTTAACAGCTTCACCCTTCGTCAATACATTTTTGTTTATACCTAACGTGCCTTTTTCCGTGGCCAGCAAAGTTCTCCAAGGTCTCAACGACGCCGGTGAAAACCAAAGTCGAGGTCTTTTGAAGTCAAGAGAGCGTGAACTTTATGGGAGTGGTTATGTTGATATGATTTATAATCGCTGGCTGGCAGAGCAGGACAGAAGAGGTGGGCTTGAGCGAAGGGCAGCGCAGAACTTGACACTGGGTTACGTGACCACCGAT GCTTGCCCAGGGGTCGGGGACGACATTCTCCATGCGCCATTACCTTCGTACTCGATCCCAGAATTCATCAGTTCCATTCCCCCGGTAGTGGCTGACGACGCGCCAATCGACCTCATCTTTGTGTCCTTCATTGAAACGGATCTGTTACAGATCCTTAACTCAGTGCAAACGGACAAAACTTTCGTCACCGCCGACGTGTCGTTGTACAGCTCGGTTTTATCTAACGAGGTTCTAGGGCTGTATGCACAATATAATTGGAACTGA